The following proteins are co-located in the Camelina sativa cultivar DH55 chromosome 12, Cs, whole genome shotgun sequence genome:
- the LOC104729516 gene encoding plant-specific TFIIB-related protein 1-like isoform X2: protein MKCPYCSSAQGRCATTSSGKSITECSSCGRVVEERQTQNHHLFHLRAQDTPLCLVTSDLQKAAQPSPEDEEDPFEPTGFITAFSTWSLEPSPIFARSSLSFSGHLAELERTLELASSTSNSTNSNSSSTVVVDNLRAYMQIIDVASILGLDSDISEHAFQLFRDCCSATCLRNRSVEALATACLVQAIREAQEPRTLQEISIAANVQQKEIGKYIKILGEALQLSQPINSNSISVHMPRFCTLLQLNKSAQELATHIGEVVINKCFCTRRNPISISAAAIYLACQLEDKRKTQAEICKITGLTERKHFPQRQYPQPAQQLLEPRINLSQVSRTETTSHLSNQSKPLIIPTNNPKAKKISSQNSDSLGCLELPVS, encoded by the exons atgaaGTGCCCGTACTGTTCATCGGCGCAAGGACGGTGTGCCACCACAAGTTCCGGTAAATCGATAACGGAGTGCTCATCATGCGGTCGCGTAGTAGAAGAACGACAGACGCAAAACCACCATCTCTTTCATCTCCGAGCCCAAGACACTCCTCTCTGCCTAGTCACTTCCGATCTCCAGAAGGCGGCGCAACCGTCTCCGGAAGACGAGGAAGATCCGTTTGAACCAACCGGATTCATCACCGCCTTCTCAACCTGGTCACTCGAGCCAAGCCCGATCTTTGCTCGCTCTTCGCTCTCTTTCTCCGGTCATCTCGCTGAACTCGAACGAACCCTAGAACTCGCTTCGTCCACATCGAATTCCACGAATTCGAATTCTTCGTCGACGGTTGTGGTGGATAATCTTAGGGCTTATATGCAGATTATCGATGTGGCGTCGATTTTAGGGTTAGATTCTGATATCTCTGAGCATGCTTTTCAGCTGTTTAGGGATTGTTGCTCAGCTACTTGTTTACGGAACAGAAGCGTTGAAGCTTTAGCTACTGCTTGCCTTGTTCAAGCTATTAGGGAAGCCCAGGAGCCTAGAACTCTTCAG GAAATCTCCATTGCAGCCAATGTACAGCAGAAGGAAATTGGGAAGTACATCAAGATTTTGGGAGAAGCTCTACAACTAAGTCAACCCATCAATAGCAACTCTATATCAGTTCATATGCCAAGATTCTGTACCCTCCTTCAACTAAATAAATCTGCTCAG GAACTTGCAACACATATTGGAGAAGTTGTGATCAACAAATGCTTCTGCACCCGTAGAAACCCGATCAGCATTTCTGCAGCTGCTATCTATCTGGCATGTCAGCTTGAAGACAAACGAAAGACACAAGCAGAAATTTGTAAAATAACCGGACTAACCGAG AGAAAGCATTTCCCACAACGACAATATCCACAACCCGCTCAACAACTCCTAGAGCCGCGGATCAACCTGAGCCAAGTTTCACGGACAGAGACAACAAGCCATCTGTCAAACCAATCGAAGCCTTTGATCATACCTACCAACAACCCAAAGGCAAAGAAGATAAGCAGCCAAAATTCAGACAGCCTTGGCTGTTTGGAACTGCCAGTGTCATGA
- the LOC104729516 gene encoding plant-specific TFIIB-related protein 1-like isoform X1, translating to MKCPYCSSAQGRCATTSSGKSITECSSCGRVVEERQTQNHHLFHLRAQDTPLCLVTSDLQKAAQPSPEDEEDPFEPTGFITAFSTWSLEPSPIFARSSLSFSGHLAELERTLELASSTSNSTNSNSSSTVVVDNLRAYMQIIDVASILGLDSDISEHAFQLFRDCCSATCLRNRSVEALATACLVQAIREAQEPRTLQEISIAANVQQKEIGKYIKILGEALQLSQPINSNSISVHMPRFCTLLQLNKSAQELATHIGEVVINKCFCTRRNPISISAAAIYLACQLEDKRKTQAEICKITGLTEVTLRKVYKELLENWDDLLPSNYTPAVPPEKAFPTTTISTTRSTTPRAADQPEPSFTDRDNKPSVKPIEAFDHTYQQPKGKEDKQPKFRQPWLFGTASVMNPAEMISEAGKPSAMDYDKQQPDKQQLSDKDTLPIYLRQHNQFPSNPSPSAGISTINWSFRPSSVPGSSMNLPVVHPPKLPPGYAEIRGNGSQTGNKNVSNPHGDFC from the exons atgaaGTGCCCGTACTGTTCATCGGCGCAAGGACGGTGTGCCACCACAAGTTCCGGTAAATCGATAACGGAGTGCTCATCATGCGGTCGCGTAGTAGAAGAACGACAGACGCAAAACCACCATCTCTTTCATCTCCGAGCCCAAGACACTCCTCTCTGCCTAGTCACTTCCGATCTCCAGAAGGCGGCGCAACCGTCTCCGGAAGACGAGGAAGATCCGTTTGAACCAACCGGATTCATCACCGCCTTCTCAACCTGGTCACTCGAGCCAAGCCCGATCTTTGCTCGCTCTTCGCTCTCTTTCTCCGGTCATCTCGCTGAACTCGAACGAACCCTAGAACTCGCTTCGTCCACATCGAATTCCACGAATTCGAATTCTTCGTCGACGGTTGTGGTGGATAATCTTAGGGCTTATATGCAGATTATCGATGTGGCGTCGATTTTAGGGTTAGATTCTGATATCTCTGAGCATGCTTTTCAGCTGTTTAGGGATTGTTGCTCAGCTACTTGTTTACGGAACAGAAGCGTTGAAGCTTTAGCTACTGCTTGCCTTGTTCAAGCTATTAGGGAAGCCCAGGAGCCTAGAACTCTTCAG GAAATCTCCATTGCAGCCAATGTACAGCAGAAGGAAATTGGGAAGTACATCAAGATTTTGGGAGAAGCTCTACAACTAAGTCAACCCATCAATAGCAACTCTATATCAGTTCATATGCCAAGATTCTGTACCCTCCTTCAACTAAATAAATCTGCTCAG GAACTTGCAACACATATTGGAGAAGTTGTGATCAACAAATGCTTCTGCACCCGTAGAAACCCGATCAGCATTTCTGCAGCTGCTATCTATCTGGCATGTCAGCTTGAAGACAAACGAAAGACACAAGCAGAAATTTGTAAAATAACCGGACTAACCGAGGTAACCTTACGTAAAGTCTACAAGGAACTGCTAGAAAATTGGGACGACCTGCTCCCATCTAACTACACACCAGCCGTCCCACCAGAGAAAGCATTTCCCACAACGACAATATCCACAACCCGCTCAACAACTCCTAGAGCCGCGGATCAACCTGAGCCAAGTTTCACGGACAGAGACAACAAGCCATCTGTCAAACCAATCGAAGCCTTTGATCATACCTACCAACAACCCAAAGGCAAAGAAGATAAGCAGCCAAAATTCAGACAGCCTTGGCTGTTTGGAACTGCCAGTGTCATGAACCCAGCGGAGATGATAAGCGAAGCAGGAAAACCTAGTGCTATGGACTATGATAAGCAACAACCTGATAAGCAGCAGCTAAGTGATAAGGACACATTGCCTATATATCTAAGACAACATAACCAATTCCCTTCAAATCCATCTCCCTCTGCAGGTATCAGCACAATCAATTGGTCATTCCGACCTTCTAGTGTCCCGGGATCTTCCATGAACTTGCCTGTTGTCCATCCGCCAAAACTGCCCCCAGGTTATGCTGAGATTAGAGGTAATGGATCGCAAACAGGAAACAAGAATGTTAGTAATCCTCATGGAGACTTCTGCTAG
- the LOC104729519 gene encoding random slug protein 5-like: protein MFKRRNAHQLEDDSHKDNKVSELKAAIGPLSGHSLVFCSDASLRRYLDARNWNVEKAKKMIEETLKWRSTYKPQEIRWNQVAHEGETGKVSRASFHDRQGRVVLIMRPALQNSTSPEGNIRHLVYLLENAILNLPKGQEQMSWLIDFTGWSMAANVPMKTTREIVYILQNHYPERLGIAFLYNPPRLFQAVYRAVKYFLDPRTAQKVKFVYPKDKASDELMTSHFDVENLPKEFGGKATLEYDHEVFSRQMCEDDVKTEKYWGLEEKHYPKPNGFSPSDVVPEPATSIASAAS from the exons ATGTTCAAGAGAAGGAATGCTCACCAACTCGAGGATGATTCTCACAAAGACAACAAG GTTAGCGAATTGAAAGCCGCTATAGGACCACTCTCGGGACATAGTTTAGTTTTCTGCTCTGATGCTTCATTGAGGAGATATTTGGATGCTCGTAACTGGAATGTGGAAAAAGCCAAGAAAATGATTGAGGAAACTCTTAAATGGAGATCAACATACAAACCTCAAGAGATCCGTTGG AATCAAGTAGCACATGAAGGTGAGACAGGAAAAGTTTCAAGAGCTAGTTTTCATGATCGACAAGGTAGAGTAGTGCTTATAATGAGACCCGCGTTACAG AACTCAACATCACCAGAAGGTAATATAAGACATTTGGTATATCTTCTTGAAAATGCAATCCTAAATCTTCCCAAGGGACAAGAACAAATGTCTTGGCTCATCGATTTCACTGGTTGGTCTATGGCTGCTAATGTCCCTATGAAAACAACACGCGAAATCGTCTACATTCTACAGAATCATTACCCTGAGAGACTCGGTATCGCTTTTCTCTACAATCCACCAAGACTCTTCCAAGCAGTCTACAGG GCTGTTAAGTACTTCTTGGACCCAAGAACAGCTCAAAAGGTGAAATTTGTGTACCCAAAAGACAAAGCAAGTGATGAACTGATGACATCACACTTCGATGTAGAGAACCTCCCCAAAGAATTTGGAGGAAAAGCAACACTAGAGTATGATCATGAAGTTTTCTCACGACAAATGTGTGAAGACGATGTCAAAACAGAAAAATACTGGGGATTGGAGGAGAAGCACTATCCCAAACCAAACGGTTTCTCTCCATCCGATGTTGTTCCTGAGCCGGCGACTTCTATAGCATCAGCAGCTAGCTGA